A region of Flavobacteriales bacterium DNA encodes the following proteins:
- a CDS encoding sigma-54-dependent Fis family transcriptional regulator codes for MTVDQIKQRFGIIGHSPLLNHAINTAMQVAPTDISVLVTGESGTGKEVFPQIIHQLSSRKHGQYIAVNCGAIPEGTIDSELFGHEKGSFTGAHEARKGYFEVADGGTIFLDEVAELPMSTQVRLLRVLETGEFIKVGSSKPLKTNVRTVAATNVNIPEAISKGKFREDLYYRLNTVPIIIPPLRERHDDIPLLFRKFAGDFAEKYRMPTVRLDDSARELLMNYRWPGNIRQLRNVTEQISIIEQEREIGADALRHYLPDHGKPNLPAIRTANNSSGSGESQTDFSERELMYKVLFDMKRDINDLKKLVLDVVSGQNDVEISEHHASTIRRLHQDVDPVGASDFSSGVHEVQIHRPGEQPYEEHEEVEESLSLEDREIELIRKALEKHRGKRKAASQELGISERTLYRKIKEYNLG; via the coding sequence ATGACAGTCGATCAGATAAAGCAGCGCTTCGGGATCATTGGCCATTCGCCATTGCTCAACCATGCCATCAACACGGCCATGCAGGTGGCACCAACCGATATTTCGGTGCTGGTAACAGGAGAGAGTGGAACAGGTAAGGAGGTGTTTCCGCAGATCATCCACCAACTGAGTTCGCGCAAGCACGGACAATACATCGCGGTGAACTGTGGAGCCATCCCGGAAGGTACCATCGATTCGGAACTTTTCGGTCACGAGAAAGGGTCATTTACCGGAGCGCATGAAGCGCGAAAAGGTTACTTCGAAGTGGCCGATGGCGGAACCATCTTCTTGGATGAAGTGGCCGAATTGCCCATGTCAACGCAGGTGCGTCTGCTTCGGGTTTTGGAAACAGGCGAATTCATCAAAGTGGGTTCATCCAAGCCGTTGAAAACGAATGTGCGAACGGTTGCCGCCACCAACGTCAACATTCCTGAAGCCATCAGCAAAGGCAAGTTCCGAGAAGACCTTTACTACCGTTTGAATACGGTGCCGATCATCATTCCGCCATTGCGTGAAAGACACGATGATATTCCGTTGTTGTTCAGAAAATTCGCGGGCGATTTTGCAGAGAAATACCGCATGCCGACCGTCCGTTTGGATGATAGTGCACGTGAGCTTTTGATGAACTACCGCTGGCCAGGCAACATTCGTCAGTTGCGGAACGTGACCGAGCAGATATCCATTATTGAGCAGGAACGCGAGATCGGTGCAGATGCATTGCGGCATTATCTGCCAGACCACGGCAAGCCGAATTTGCCCGCCATCAGAACTGCAAATAATAGTTCAGGAAGTGGAGAATCGCAGACCGATTTTTCGGAGCGCGAGCTGATGTACAAGGTGCTGTTTGATATGAAGCGCGACATCAACGATCTGAAAAAATTGGTGTTGGACGTGGTCTCAGGTCAGAATGACGTGGAGATCAGCGAGCATCACGCTTCTACCATTCGTAGGTTGCATCAGGATGTGGACCCTGTGGGAGCATCCGATTTCAGTTCAGGTGTTCACGAAGTACAGATCCACCGACCCGGTGAACAACCGTACGAAGAACACGAAGAAGTGGAAGAGTCACTTTCTCTGGAAGACCGTGAAATAGAACTCATCCGAAAGGCGTTGGAGAAGCATCGCGGAAAGCGCAAGGCGGCTTCGCAGGAATTGGGAATCTCCGAACGTACGCTTTACCGCAAGATCAAGGAGTACAACCTCGGTTAG
- the miaB gene encoding tRNA (N6-isopentenyl adenosine(37)-C2)-methylthiotransferase MiaB produces the protein MQNQDILTKDIDETRQGEALEMAAKGGEGKKLYIESYGCQMNFSDSEIIASVLIDEGFETTKNLEEADVVFVNTCAIRDNAEQRVRGRLDVFRQAKKANPDMVIGVMGCMAERLKTQLLEEEKIVDIVVGPDSYRDLPNLVKVAETGQKAVNVLLSREETYADINPVRLGGNGVTAFISITRGCDNMCSFCVVPFTRGRERSRDPKTIVEEARQLFENGYREVTLLGQNVDSYLWGGGGLKKDILAKGDLEGTVNFAELLVMVAEINPDLRVRFSTSHPKDMTDEVLYAMAKYENICSYIHLPVQSGNTRVLDIMNRGYSREWYLKRIDTIREIVPDCGISTDIITGFCTETEEEHKDTLTLMQQVKYDFAYMFKYSERPGTLAARKFEDDIPEEVKGRRLSEVIDIQMDNSLESNRKDVGKVHRVLVEGTSRKSEEKLQGRNPQNKVIVFPRENYKVGDYVNVFVEDCTSATLIGTAVK, from the coding sequence ATGCAGAATCAGGATATTCTTACCAAAGACATAGACGAAACCCGCCAGGGCGAGGCGTTGGAAATGGCTGCCAAAGGCGGTGAAGGCAAGAAGCTTTACATCGAATCGTATGGCTGTCAGATGAACTTTTCGGACAGCGAGATCATTGCATCCGTGCTGATCGATGAGGGTTTCGAGACCACTAAGAATCTTGAAGAGGCCGATGTGGTATTCGTGAACACCTGTGCCATTCGCGATAACGCGGAGCAGCGTGTGCGCGGCCGATTGGATGTTTTCCGTCAGGCCAAGAAAGCGAACCCAGACATGGTGATAGGCGTGATGGGCTGCATGGCCGAGCGTCTCAAAACCCAACTTTTGGAAGAGGAGAAGATCGTTGACATCGTGGTCGGCCCCGACAGCTACCGCGATCTGCCGAACTTGGTGAAAGTGGCCGAAACAGGGCAGAAGGCTGTGAATGTGTTGCTGTCGCGAGAAGAAACGTATGCGGACATTAATCCCGTTCGTTTGGGTGGAAACGGGGTGACCGCGTTCATCTCTATCACTCGTGGTTGCGACAACATGTGCAGTTTCTGTGTGGTTCCGTTTACACGTGGCCGTGAAAGAAGCCGCGATCCGAAAACGATCGTTGAGGAAGCACGTCAATTGTTCGAGAACGGTTACCGCGAGGTAACGCTTCTCGGTCAGAATGTGGACAGCTACCTATGGGGCGGTGGTGGTCTCAAAAAAGATATTCTTGCCAAAGGCGACCTTGAAGGAACCGTGAATTTCGCGGAGCTGTTGGTGATGGTGGCGGAGATAAATCCCGATCTGCGCGTACGTTTTTCCACCTCGCACCCGAAGGACATGACAGACGAAGTGCTGTACGCCATGGCCAAGTACGAGAACATCTGCAGTTACATCCATTTGCCGGTACAATCGGGCAATACGCGAGTGCTGGACATCATGAACCGTGGCTATTCACGCGAGTGGTACTTGAAGCGCATCGACACAATCCGCGAGATCGTGCCCGATTGTGGCATTTCAACTGACATTATCACTGGTTTCTGCACCGAAACCGAAGAAGAGCATAAGGATACATTGACGTTGATGCAGCAGGTGAAGTACGATTTTGCCTACATGTTCAAGTATTCGGAACGGCCGGGAACGTTGGCCGCACGAAAGTTTGAGGATGATATTCCAGAGGAAGTGAAAGGAAGACGCTTGTCGGAGGTCATCGACATTCAGATGGACAATTCGCTGGAAAGCAACCGCAAGGATGTTGGGAAAGTACATCGCGTGTTGGTCGAAGGAACTTCACGCAAATCCGAAGAGAAATTGCAGGGAAGAAACCCACAGAACAAGGTGATCGTGTTCCCGCGTGAGAACTACAAAGTGGGCGATTATGTGAACGTTTTCGTGGAAGATTGCACTTCGGCCACGCTGATAGGAACCGCGGTCAAATAG
- a CDS encoding AAA family ATPase: MKPNLYIIAGCNGAGKTTASMTLLPEILDCDEFVNADSIAAGLSPFRPEKVAFEAGRIMLHRIDELLETKVDFAFETTLSTKSYRHRVERAQKLGYMVTLVFLWLPSKELAVQRVAERVLEGGHDIPEDVIRRRYTRGIKNLLTIYLDICDQLVVVDNAVPNMEVIAEKVSGRPLAIVNPDKWSQLKTTADEK; the protein is encoded by the coding sequence TTGAAACCGAATCTTTACATCATTGCAGGTTGCAACGGTGCGGGAAAAACAACCGCTTCCATGACCTTGCTGCCAGAGATTCTGGACTGCGATGAGTTTGTAAATGCGGATAGTATTGCTGCTGGACTTTCGCCTTTCAGGCCTGAAAAAGTGGCGTTTGAAGCAGGTAGGATCATGCTTCATCGCATTGATGAACTGCTCGAAACGAAGGTCGATTTTGCGTTCGAAACCACCCTTTCGACCAAGAGTTACAGGCACCGAGTTGAACGGGCCCAGAAGCTCGGTTACATGGTAACGCTGGTTTTTCTTTGGCTTCCAAGTAAGGAGCTGGCTGTTCAGCGGGTTGCCGAACGGGTTCTGGAAGGAGGACACGACATACCTGAAGATGTGATACGAAGACGATACACGCGTGGAATAAAGAATCTTCTGACCATATATCTGGATATTTGTGACCAGTTGGTGGTTGTGGACAATGCCGTTCCTAACATGGAAGTAATCGCTGAGAAAGTATCGGGTCGCCCTTTAGCAATCGTGAATCCTGATAAATGGTCACAACTAAAAACTACTGCCGATGAAAAATGA
- a CDS encoding peptidase M75 has translation MKPSILIITLAMAIVGCKKDDDTNPLADQKAQFIANYADIVLAGYEDSHAKAAELQTAVNDFLAAPSEAGFTAAKNAWLAAREPYGQTEAFRFSGGPIDDEDGPEGELNSWPLDENYIDYVQGAPNSGIINDPINYPTITAEVLRTLNEVGGETNISLGYHAIEFLLWGQDLSASSAGMRPYTDYVTSGGTADNQDRRGDYLAACAQLLEEDLSGLVDEWQAGGSYRTTFLATDNDVAITHILTGLGTLSKSELAGERMFTALDNQDQEDEQSCFSDNTDRDIVTDAMGIHNVIQGTYTRTDGSVVSGYSLIQLLAEKDATLSAELDALSDDVIAKVNLISDPFDQAIMAETAGGNGPIMQAIRALQDQGDLITEAADALGLTVSTTLPE, from the coding sequence CTGAAACCATCCATTCTGATAATCACCCTTGCTATGGCCATTGTCGGTTGTAAGAAAGACGATGATACCAATCCGCTGGCAGACCAAAAAGCACAGTTCATAGCCAACTACGCAGACATTGTACTTGCTGGCTACGAAGACAGCCACGCAAAGGCTGCGGAACTTCAAACAGCTGTCAACGATTTCTTGGCAGCACCTTCCGAAGCGGGTTTCACCGCAGCCAAGAACGCCTGGTTGGCCGCTCGCGAGCCTTACGGACAGACCGAAGCGTTCCGTTTTTCGGGTGGCCCGATCGATGATGAGGATGGCCCCGAAGGTGAATTGAACTCTTGGCCGCTGGATGAGAATTACATCGATTACGTGCAGGGCGCGCCCAACTCAGGCATCATCAACGACCCGATAAATTATCCGACCATCACAGCCGAAGTTCTTCGAACACTGAACGAGGTAGGTGGTGAAACCAACATCAGTCTGGGCTACCACGCCATCGAATTTCTGCTTTGGGGACAGGATCTGAGTGCCAGCTCTGCGGGCATGCGCCCATACACCGACTATGTGACAAGCGGTGGCACAGCCGACAATCAGGATAGACGCGGAGATTACCTCGCAGCCTGCGCACAATTACTGGAGGAAGACCTTTCCGGTCTGGTGGACGAGTGGCAGGCGGGTGGTTCCTACCGCACAACTTTTTTGGCCACGGACAATGATGTGGCGATTACGCATATTCTCACCGGACTGGGTACATTGAGTAAGAGTGAGTTGGCCGGAGAGCGCATGTTCACCGCGCTCGACAACCAGGATCAGGAAGATGAGCAGTCTTGCTTCTCTGACAACACCGACCGCGACATTGTAACAGATGCAATGGGAATTCACAATGTGATCCAAGGTACATACACGCGCACCGATGGAAGCGTGGTTTCGGGCTATTCGCTCATCCAATTGCTTGCCGAGAAAGATGCCACGCTGAGTGCTGAATTGGACGCGCTTTCGGATGATGTCATCGCCAAGGTGAACTTGATCTCCGACCCGTTTGATCAGGCCATTATGGCCGAAACGGCCGGTGGTAACGGACCGATCATGCAAGCGATCCGTGCCTTGCAGGACCAAGGCGACCTGATAACGGAAGCGGCAGATGCACTCGGACTGACCGTAAGCACAACGCTGCCCGAATAA
- a CDS encoding DUF255 domain-containing protein, with product MVCNNERCLPPSLEEFEFKIPESKPTNTQEIEPVPAETEPIEQGSDAPQLLEPVTWTFSKKELGDGEYELQFKASIEEHWHVYSMHLPDETMTLPTEFQFDSLKGIELVGGVTEHEPIIQFDPVNEEELAWFENEVTFTQKVKLTEPSGSVKGAVNFMACDDKQCLAPEWVEFEFSLQDASADAAFDKSWIGIFIAGFLGGFLALLTPCVFPMIPLTVSFFTKRSKDRAKGISNAILYGLFIIFIYVVLGFAVTVTFGADALNALSTNVWFNLFFFVLLVVFAISFLGAFEITLPSSWVNKADQASDKGGLIGIFFMAFTLSLVSFSCTGPIIGTLLVEAAVNGGVMGPIMGMTGFSLALALPFGLFAAFPGWLNSMPKSGGWLNSVKVVLGLLELALALKFLSNADLVVQAGLLKRELFLALWIGIFGTLALYLFGFIRFPHDSPSDTISIPRYLFGLVVLVFTIYLVPGLWGAPLKIISGFPPPKFYSESPNGFGASSSVPSTVALSAKGDVIGEPEHCPHGLPCFHDYEEGLAYAKESDKPIMLDFTGWACVNCRKMEEQVWSDPAVLKRLREDFVLISLYVDEKLELPKEQQVDVEIGGKTKKLKTVGNKWSYMQADRFGTNSQPYYVILDHGEEQLGPHAAYDPDIEKFINWLDSGKKAFEAGK from the coding sequence ATGGTCTGCAATAATGAACGCTGTCTGCCACCGAGCTTGGAGGAATTTGAGTTCAAGATTCCTGAATCCAAACCGACAAACACACAAGAGATTGAACCCGTGCCAGCCGAAACAGAGCCGATCGAACAGGGTTCTGATGCGCCACAACTGCTTGAACCTGTAACATGGACATTCTCCAAGAAAGAACTTGGAGACGGAGAATATGAACTTCAGTTCAAAGCGTCCATTGAGGAGCATTGGCATGTCTATTCCATGCATCTGCCCGATGAAACGATGACGCTTCCAACGGAGTTCCAGTTCGATTCGTTGAAGGGAATTGAACTGGTTGGGGGAGTGACAGAACACGAACCGATCATTCAGTTTGACCCTGTGAATGAAGAAGAACTCGCTTGGTTCGAGAATGAGGTGACTTTCACACAAAAAGTGAAGCTGACTGAACCAAGTGGATCAGTGAAAGGTGCGGTCAATTTCATGGCCTGTGATGATAAACAATGCCTTGCACCCGAATGGGTGGAATTCGAGTTCAGTTTGCAGGATGCGTCCGCAGATGCTGCCTTTGATAAATCGTGGATCGGAATTTTCATCGCAGGTTTTCTTGGCGGATTTCTCGCATTGCTCACACCTTGCGTTTTCCCGATGATCCCGTTGACAGTTTCATTCTTCACCAAACGGAGTAAAGACCGCGCAAAGGGAATCAGCAACGCGATTCTTTATGGCCTGTTTATCATCTTCATTTATGTCGTACTTGGTTTTGCCGTAACGGTCACATTCGGTGCCGATGCGCTGAATGCGCTGAGTACCAACGTCTGGTTCAACCTGTTCTTCTTTGTGCTACTCGTGGTGTTCGCCATTTCATTCTTGGGAGCATTTGAGATCACGCTGCCCAGTTCGTGGGTCAACAAGGCCGATCAAGCATCAGACAAAGGCGGGCTCATCGGCATCTTCTTTATGGCGTTCACGCTTTCGTTGGTCTCATTCTCCTGCACAGGACCGATCATCGGAACTCTGCTTGTGGAAGCTGCGGTGAACGGTGGCGTCATGGGGCCGATCATGGGAATGACAGGCTTCTCCTTGGCGCTGGCGCTGCCTTTCGGGCTGTTTGCCGCGTTCCCAGGATGGCTGAATTCCATGCCGAAATCGGGCGGATGGCTGAACTCTGTGAAAGTGGTTCTTGGACTACTGGAATTGGCACTCGCGCTGAAGTTCCTCAGCAATGCCGATCTCGTTGTTCAGGCAGGTTTGCTGAAGCGCGAATTGTTTTTGGCACTTTGGATCGGCATTTTCGGAACACTTGCGCTTTATCTCTTCGGATTTATCCGCTTCCCGCACGATTCTCCATCCGATACCATTTCCATTCCGCGTTATCTGTTCGGGCTGGTGGTACTGGTTTTCACCATCTACCTTGTACCTGGACTTTGGGGCGCACCTTTGAAAATTATTAGCGGTTTCCCGCCTCCGAAATTTTACAGCGAAAGTCCGAACGGCTTTGGTGCCAGTTCATCCGTACCATCAACGGTTGCTCTTTCCGCCAAAGGCGATGTGATCGGTGAGCCAGAGCATTGCCCGCACGGATTGCCTTGTTTCCACGATTATGAAGAAGGGCTTGCTTACGCGAAAGAATCGGACAAACCGATCATGCTCGATTTTACGGGTTGGGCATGTGTCAATTGCAGAAAAATGGAGGAACAGGTTTGGAGCGACCCTGCCGTATTAAAGCGACTTCGGGAAGATTTCGTTCTTATTTCGCTGTATGTGGACGAGAAGCTTGAGCTTCCGAAAGAACAGCAGGTGGACGTGGAGATCGGTGGGAAGACCAAGAAGCTGAAAACCGTTGGCAACAAGTGGAGCTACATGCAGGCCGACCGTTTCGGCACCAACTCTCAACCGTACTATGTCATCCTTGATCACGGAGAGGAACAGCTTGGACCGCATGCCGCGTACGACCCCGACATTGAGAAATTCATCAACTGGCTGGATTCAGGCAAGAAAGCCTTCGAAGCAGGCAAATGA
- the secG gene encoding preprotein translocase subunit SecG: MYTLIIILIILVCLLLIAVVMVQNSKGGGLASDFSSSNQIIGVQRTGDFLEKATWYLSIGLIVLTLGSNFFINRGEVAKEESAIQEQIDNAALPGAESVGEPLPVEEPAQ, translated from the coding sequence ATTTACACACTCATCATCATATTGATCATCCTTGTGTGTCTGTTGCTCATTGCTGTGGTGATGGTGCAGAACAGTAAAGGTGGTGGTCTTGCATCCGATTTCTCATCATCGAACCAAATTATCGGTGTTCAGAGAACGGGCGATTTCTTGGAGAAGGCCACATGGTACCTCAGCATCGGACTGATCGTATTGACGCTCGGTTCCAACTTCTTCATCAACAGAGGTGAAGTTGCCAAAGAGGAATCGGCCATTCAGGAGCAGATCGATAACGCGGCTCTGCCTGGAGCAGAAAGCGTTGGAGAGCCACTTCCTGTGGAGGAGCCAGCACAGTAA
- the groL gene encoding chaperonin GroEL: MAKQIEFDLDARDRLKKGVDALANAVKVTLGPKGRNVIIDKKFGAPTVTKDGVSVAKEIELKDAIENMGAQMVKEVASKTNDVAGDGTTTATVLAQAIVTTGLKNVAAGANPMDLKRGIDKAVEAVVTELKKVSKSVGDDIAKIEQVAAISANSDATIGRLIAEAMGKVGKEGVITVEEAKGTETTVEVVEGMQFDRGYQSPYFVTDAEKMEAVLDNPFILIHDKKISNMKDMLPVLEKAAQSGRPLLIISEEVEGEALATLVVNKIRGSLKIAAVKAPGFGDRRKAMLEDIAILTGGTVISEEKGLKLEDATLADLGTAEKITIDKDNTTVVNGAGEADAIKARVNQIKAQIESTTSDYDREKLQERLAKLAGGVAVLYVGAATEVEMKEKKDRVDDALHATRAAVEEGIVPGGGVAYLRTVAAIGKIKPENADEKTGIDIVLRAIEEPLRQIVANAGLEGSIVVQKVKEGKDDFGYNARTDEYGSMYKFGVIDPTKVTRVALENAASIAGMLLTTECVLADEPEEGNPMAGMPPGGMGGMGGMM; this comes from the coding sequence ATGGCAAAGCAAATTGAGTTCGATCTGGACGCACGCGACAGATTGAAAAAAGGGGTTGATGCCCTTGCAAACGCAGTAAAAGTGACCTTGGGACCAAAAGGTCGCAATGTGATCATTGATAAGAAGTTCGGAGCACCAACTGTAACTAAGGATGGTGTTTCTGTAGCGAAAGAGATCGAGTTGAAAGACGCGATCGAGAACATGGGAGCACAGATGGTGAAGGAAGTTGCTTCCAAGACCAACGATGTGGCCGGAGACGGAACCACTACCGCTACTGTTCTTGCTCAGGCTATCGTAACTACTGGCTTGAAGAACGTGGCAGCAGGTGCTAACCCAATGGACCTTAAGAGAGGTATCGACAAAGCTGTTGAGGCTGTTGTTACCGAGCTTAAGAAAGTATCGAAGTCTGTAGGTGACGACATCGCCAAAATTGAGCAGGTGGCTGCCATCTCTGCGAACAGCGATGCCACTATCGGAAGATTGATCGCTGAGGCGATGGGGAAAGTAGGTAAGGAAGGTGTGATCACGGTAGAAGAGGCAAAAGGAACCGAAACAACGGTTGAAGTTGTGGAAGGTATGCAGTTCGACCGCGGGTATCAGTCGCCATACTTCGTTACCGATGCTGAGAAAATGGAGGCGGTATTGGACAATCCGTTCATCCTTATCCACGATAAGAAGATCAGCAACATGAAGGATATGCTTCCTGTGTTGGAGAAAGCGGCACAGAGCGGTCGTCCGTTGTTGATCATTTCTGAAGAGGTGGAAGGTGAAGCTTTGGCTACGCTTGTTGTGAACAAGATCCGTGGTTCACTGAAAATTGCTGCGGTGAAGGCTCCGGGTTTCGGAGACAGAAGAAAGGCCATGTTGGAAGACATCGCCATCCTTACTGGCGGAACCGTGATCAGCGAAGAGAAAGGTCTGAAGTTGGAAGATGCAACGTTGGCCGACCTTGGTACTGCTGAGAAGATCACCATCGATAAAGACAACACCACTGTGGTGAACGGTGCTGGCGAGGCTGATGCCATCAAAGCCCGTGTAAATCAGATCAAGGCGCAAATTGAGTCTACAACTTCTGATTACGACCGTGAGAAACTTCAGGAGCGTTTGGCCAAGTTGGCCGGAGGTGTGGCTGTACTTTATGTAGGTGCTGCAACTGAGGTAGAGATGAAAGAGAAGAAAGACCGTGTGGATGATGCGCTTCATGCAACCCGCGCTGCGGTTGAGGAAGGAATCGTTCCTGGTGGTGGTGTAGCCTACCTACGTACTGTGGCTGCTATCGGCAAGATCAAGCCAGAGAATGCAGACGAGAAGACAGGTATCGATATCGTTCTACGAGCGATCGAAGAGCCATTGCGTCAGATCGTTGCCAACGCAGGTTTGGAAGGCAGCATCGTAGTGCAGAAAGTGAAGGAAGGCAAGGATGACTTCGGTTACAACGCACGTACAGATGAGTACGGAAGCATGTACAAATTCGGAGTTATCGACCCAACCAAGGTTACACGTGTAGCGTTGGAGAACGCAGCCTCTATTGCAGGAATGCTTCTTACCACCGAGTGTGTATTGGCTGATGAGCCGGAAGAAGGCAACCCAATGGCAGGAATGCCTCCGGGAGGAATGGGTGGCATGGGCGGCATGATGTAA
- a CDS encoding response regulator: MSEIRVGIADAHFVVREGLKYVFSHDKQIKVAGECADGKDIPKLLKEKLDVLVFDYDHADYISFEDLQKVFRVAPDTKVLVISAHTDATTINRIIRQPVKGLLSKECSEAEILDAIHATAKGDKFYCNRILDVVTESEKEGAGQDCSPTSLSQREIEVVEYIAQGLTAAEVADKMCLSVHTINTHRKNIFKKLGVNSTTELVRYALKTALI, from the coding sequence ATGAGCGAGATACGTGTAGGAATAGCTGATGCCCACTTTGTGGTGAGAGAAGGCTTGAAGTACGTTTTCTCACATGATAAGCAGATAAAAGTGGCGGGCGAATGTGCCGATGGAAAGGACATTCCAAAGCTCCTGAAGGAAAAACTGGACGTGCTGGTCTTTGATTACGACCACGCGGATTACATCTCATTCGAGGATCTTCAGAAGGTTTTTCGCGTAGCTCCGGACACCAAGGTCTTGGTTATTTCCGCACACACAGACGCGACCACCATAAACCGCATCATCCGCCAACCTGTTAAAGGACTGCTTTCCAAAGAGTGCAGCGAAGCCGAGATTCTGGATGCGATACATGCCACAGCCAAAGGCGACAAGTTCTACTGCAACCGCATTTTGGATGTGGTCACCGAATCTGAAAAGGAGGGCGCAGGTCAGGATTGTTCCCCTACCTCGCTCTCGCAGCGCGAAATTGAAGTGGTGGAATACATCGCGCAAGGGTTGACCGCTGCCGAAGTGGCCGATAAGATGTGCCTGTCTGTTCACACCATCAACACGCATCGCAAGAACATCTTCAAGAAACTCGGTGTCAATTCCACCACCGAACTGGTGCGTTACGCGCTCAAAACTGCGCTCATCTGA
- a CDS encoding co-chaperone GroES: MGALNIKPLADRVVVQAAAAEEKTASGIYIPDTAKEKPQKGTVVAVGTGKKDEPMTVKVGDTVLYGKYSGTEVNVDGTDVLIMRESDIFAIV; the protein is encoded by the coding sequence ATGGGAGCTTTAAACATCAAACCATTGGCTGATAGAGTAGTTGTTCAGGCTGCTGCGGCCGAAGAGAAGACAGCTTCAGGAATCTATATTCCAGACACGGCAAAGGAAAAGCCACAGAAAGGAACCGTGGTTGCTGTAGGAACCGGAAAGAAAGACGAACCGATGACCGTAAAAGTAGGAGACACCGTGCTGTACGGTAAGTACTCTGGCACGGAGGTTAACGTTGATGGAACTGACGTGCTCATCATGCGTGAGTCTGACATTTTCGCAATCGTTTAA
- a CDS encoding c-type cytochrome yields the protein MGLFSSCRPDEESFWEYLDEKEELSGGEASVYDASPLAFSKPIPGLSNSDQLLFAVGNSFFRSNWVVAPSSTTARDGMGPLFNARSCSGCHFQDGRGRAPEYTGELSSGLLIRLSVAGVGPHGEPLPHPTYGGQLQDQSIPNVTTEGNFSISYTEVSGQFADGTSYSLRKPDYFLDLSGYGDGSGVLFSPRVANQIIGLGLLEALSESTILERVDEMDANGDGISGRANYVWDQIGQTNEIGRFGWKANQPTLLQQSAGAFHGDMGITSFMFPSENCSAMEFDCQNAPNGGTPEIEDDDLYKVELYSSTLAVPTRRNYKAENVLRGKEVFFQIGCENCHRSKMVTGNHPKVPALSSQTIFPYTDMLLHDMGDDLADGRPDFLASGNEWRTPPLWGIGLFQTVNNHTNYLHDGRARNIEEAVLWHGGEAESSREQYKQLSSTQRQELLDFLNSL from the coding sequence ATCGGACTCTTCTCGTCCTGCCGCCCAGACGAAGAAAGCTTTTGGGAATACCTCGATGAGAAAGAGGAACTCTCTGGAGGCGAAGCATCGGTTTACGATGCTTCGCCTTTGGCGTTCTCCAAACCCATACCCGGATTGAGCAATTCCGACCAGCTGCTGTTTGCGGTCGGCAACTCATTTTTCCGTTCCAATTGGGTGGTGGCACCTTCCAGCACCACCGCACGCGATGGTATGGGACCGCTTTTCAATGCACGTTCCTGTTCTGGATGTCACTTCCAAGATGGCCGCGGTCGCGCACCGGAATACACAGGCGAACTTTCCTCCGGTCTCCTCATCCGCTTGAGTGTTGCGGGCGTTGGGCCGCATGGCGAACCGCTGCCGCACCCGACCTACGGAGGCCAGCTACAGGATCAATCCATCCCCAACGTTACCACCGAAGGAAACTTCAGCATCTCCTATACTGAGGTTTCCGGTCAGTTTGCCGATGGCACTTCCTACTCGCTACGGAAACCCGATTACTTCCTTGATCTTTCAGGTTATGGTGATGGTTCAGGCGTGCTGTTCTCGCCACGCGTGGCCAACCAGATAATCGGCCTTGGCCTGTTGGAAGCCCTTTCAGAATCCACTATTCTGGAACGGGTCGATGAGATGGATGCCAACGGAGATGGCATTTCGGGCCGTGCCAATTATGTGTGGGATCAGATCGGTCAAACCAACGAGATTGGCCGTTTCGGCTGGAAAGCCAATCAACCGACCTTGTTGCAGCAATCGGCCGGGGCATTCCATGGCGACATGGGAATCACGTCCTTCATGTTTCCAAGCGAGAACTGTAGCGCAATGGAATTCGATTGCCAAAATGCACCCAATGGCGGCACCCCCGAAATTGAAGATGACGACCTCTACAAGGTGGAACTTTATTCCTCGACATTGGCCGTTCCAACCCGAAGGAATTACAAGGCCGAGAACGTGCTTCGAGGCAAAGAGGTCTTCTTCCAAATAGGTTGCGAGAACTGCCATCGCTCCAAAATGGTGACGGGAAACCACCCGAAGGTGCCAGCACTTTCCAGTCAGACCATTTTCCCGTACACCGACATGCTACTGCACGATATGGGCGATGATCTGGCCGATGGCCGCCCTGATTTTCTGGCAAGTGGAAACGAATGGCGAACCCCTCCGCTTTGGGGCATCGGCCTGTTCCAAACCGTGAACAACCACACGAATTACCTACACGATGGCCGCGCCCGGAACATCGAAGAAGCTGTGCTGTGGCACGGGGGCGAGGCCGAATCATCGCGCGAGCAATACAAACAGCTTTCCTCCACGCAACGTCAGGAACTTCTTGACTTTCTAAACTCACTCTGA